One stretch of Miscanthus floridulus cultivar M001 chromosome 18, ASM1932011v1, whole genome shotgun sequence DNA includes these proteins:
- the LOC136521462 gene encoding uncharacterized protein, translating to MGRRLSASAAASSEAEPLLPRALKRGVLLERCASRADDELQWFRSCLRWVCMDHSGPAQAALSWLLFLVLAILVPAAAHFLLAFRASRRPFSAVVQLSLSAASGAGFLCLSSSFRRVGLRRLLHLDKLRGKSDRVRLNYTARLAFSFRLLASLVAPCFAAEAAYKAWWYATSADRVPFFTNDVLSDVLACSLEMASWMYRSAVYLLTCVLFRLICHLQGLRLEDFAGSLLEEVEEGRAGVDAVLREHLDIRKQLKVISHRFRKFIVAALLIATASQFASVLLTTRRDSVDDLLNTGELALCSVVLMSGLIIILSSAAKITHQAQALTGHTTKWHACCTIEPVLEDGGPGSNQNSMIEQEPESDSDTEYSEETGDEDLLENTKIHMPHAHVISFQKRQALVTYLENNRAGITVFGFTLDRSYLHTIFMLEWTLFLWLLGKTIGFS from the exons ATGGGGCGGCGGCTGAGCGCGTCCGCCGCGGCGTCGTCAGAGGCGGAGCCGCTCCTCCCGCGGGCGCTGAAGCGCGGGGTGCTGCTCGAGCGGTGCGCGTCGCGCGCCGACGACGAGCTGCAGTGGTTCCGCTCCTGCCTGCGGTGGGTGTGCATGGACCACTCGGGCCCGGCGCAGGCCGCGCTATCCTggctcctcttcctcgtcctcgccATCCTCGTCCCGGCCGCGGCGCACTTCCTCCTCGCCTTCCGCGCGTCGCGCCGGCCCTTCTCTGCGGTCGTGCAGCTCTCGCTCTCGGCGGCCTCGGGGGCCGGGTTCCTctgcctctcctcctccttccgccGCGTGGGGCtccgccgcctgctccacctcgaCAAGCTCCGGGGCAAGAGCGACCGCGTCCGGCTCAACTACACGGCGCGCCTCGCCTTCTCCTTCCGACTCCTCGCCTCGCTCGTCGCGCCCTGCTTCGCCGCCGAGGCCGCCTACAAGGCCTGGTGGTACGCCACCTCCGCCGACCGCGTGCCCTTCTTCACAAACGACGTCCTCAGCGACGTGCTCGCATGCTCCCTCGAGATGGCCTCCTGGATGTACCGCAGCGCCGTCTACCTCCTCACCTGCGTCCTCTTCCGCCTCATCTGCCACCTCCAGGGGCTCAGGCTCGAGGACTTCGCCGGCTCGCTGCTCGAGGAGGTCGAGGAGGGCCGCGCCGGGGTGGATGCCGTGCTTAGAGAGCACCTCGACATCCGCAAGCAGCTCAAGGTCATCAGCCATCGCTTCCGCAAGTTCATCGTCGCCGCTCTGCTCATCGCCACCGCCAGCCAGTTCGCCTCCGTGCTCCTCACCACGCGACGCGACTCTGTCGATGACCTCCTCAACACCGGCGAGCTCGCG CTATGTTCAGTTGTGCTCATGTCCGGGCTCATCATAATCCTGAGCAGCGCTGCCAAGATCACCCACCAGGCGCAGGCCCTCACCGGCCACACCACCAAGTGGCACGCCTGTTGCACCATCGAGCCCGTCCTCGAGGATGGGGGGCCCGGGTCCAACCAGAACTCCATGATCGAACAAGAACCCGAGAGCGACAGCGACACAGAGTACAGCGAGGAGACCGGCGACGAAGATCTCCTGGAGAACACCAAGATTCATATGCCGCACGCGCATGTCATCTCCTTCCAAAAGAGGCAGGCACTAG TGACATACTTGGAGAACAACAGAGCCGGGATCACCGTGTTCGGGTTCACGCTGGATCGGTCTTACCTGCACACGATCTTCATGCTCGAGTGGACGCTGTTCCTGTGGCTGCTCGGTAAGACCATCGGCTTCTCGTGA
- the LOC136524178 gene encoding predicted GPI-anchored protein 58: MRGTRQSGLCRVPAQEALGKVEIKKTLKAHPPNPRAPSHPPAPPRPRPPQPPPRPPPPLPASPALALAPFTGLARDRAHRRPCPPRPPPSSATPCPGSSPRPGPPRLGGLEVAGWCRLTISGSGGRVPAVPSLAAPPVGAGEEEAPAEGPR, from the exons atgcggggcactcggcaaagtgggctttgccgagtgccggcccaggaggcacttggcaaagttgaaataaaaaaaacactAAAAGCCCACCCGCCCAACCCCCGCGCCCCCAGCCACCcgcccgctcccccgcgcccacgcccaccccagccgccgccgcgcccacccccACCGCTGCCGGCGAGCCCCGCCCTCGCGCTCGCGCCCTTCACCGGCCTCGCCCGCGACCGCGCCCATCGCCGGCCATGCCCACCGCGCCCACCCCCGTCGTCGGCCACGCCCTGCCCCGGCAGCTCCCCACGGCCCGGCCCCCCTCGCCTCGGCGGCCTAGAGGTGGCTGGCTGGTGCCGGCTGACCATTTCTGGCAGCGGTGGCCGTGTCCCGGCCGTCCCTTCCCTGGCCGCGCCGCCTGTAGGAGCAGGGGag gaggagGCCCCAGCGGAGGGACCTCGGTGA